The genomic interval GACTCCAGAATGGTGCGGGTATTTCCCAGCTAAGATTCCGTTTCGTGATGGAGCACAAGCGGGTGAGTTGCAATACATATTCGGGAACACAACTCCCTCTTTGGCCAAAGCATCTAAGTTTGGAGATTCAATATACCCCAGTGGACTATCATTTTTTCCTGTTGTGATTTGGTTGTAATAGCCGTTGGAATCTTTTCGTTGGTCATCAGTCAAAATCCAAAGAATATTTGGTTTTTTGACTGTTTTTTGTGCCAACAATTGTGAATTGGATGCCGCAAAGCTCAATACACAAAGGGCAAATAATTTTACTTTCATAGTGTTGTTTTTTGGTTATTGAAAAGTATTGGTGTTATGATGGTATAAAAGTGTATTGGTTTAATATTCTTTTTTTGTTCATTTTCAGTCACCTTTTACTTTCGAACAAAACTAAACTAGGATGTGGTAAGTCTAGTAAATCAAATGTTTTTATCTCTATAACAAATGGATTTTTGGACGTATAAGATGCTGTATTGTTGCTCCTTTGAAGTAAAAGATTGTATTTTTCAGTCTCTAAATTATTTTTCGAATAAAATGAAAAAAAATACAATATTTACGCTTTTTCTTATACTTTTTATTTTGGTAGTAAAAGCGCAAAATCCGATTGTTCCTGCAGGGATGTATATTGCTGATCCGGAAGCGCATGTGTGGAAAGATGGCAAGTTGTACCTCTACGGATCTCGTGACGAGAGTGATGATTATTGGTGCTCTTATTCGCATCATGTATTGAGCACTTCTGATTTAAAAAAATGGACGGTGACCGAAAATGCTTTCGCATCCAAAGGCCCATACGACCAAGTTTCTTACCATGACAATTTACTATTCGCTCCAGATTGCGCCTACAAAGACGGAACTTATTATCTCTACTATTGCTCACCAGGCAAAAAATTAACCGAAGGTGTTGCGACTAGTTCGTCTCCTTTTGGACCGTTTGTGAACGGGAAACAAATCAAAGGAGCCAATCAAATTGATCCCGCTGTTTTAATTGATGATGATGGTCAAGGCTATTATTATTGGGGACAAGGCAAACCTAAAGTGGCCAAATTGAAACCTAATTTGATCGAAATAGATTCTACTACAACTACAGAACCATTAGATGCTAAAGGTAATATAGCTTTTCATGAAGGTTCTTCTATTCGAAAAATAGGAAAACTGTATTATTTTGTTTTCGCAGATGATAGCCGCAACAATAAACCCACCTGTTTGGGCTACGCAATAGGAAAATCGCCTATGGGACCTTTTGAATACAAAGGTGTTTTGATTGATAATGTGGCCTGCGATCCCGCCTCTTGGAACAATCATGGCTCAATAG from Flavobacterium ovatum carries:
- a CDS encoding family 43 glycosylhydrolase; this translates as MKKNTIFTLFLILFILVVKAQNPIVPAGMYIADPEAHVWKDGKLYLYGSRDESDDYWCSYSHHVLSTSDLKKWTVTENAFASKGPYDQVSYHDNLLFAPDCAYKDGTYYLYYCSPGKKLTEGVATSSSPFGPFVNGKQIKGANQIDPAVLIDDDGQGYYYWGQGKPKVAKLKPNLIEIDSTTTTEPLDAKGNIAFHEGSSIRKIGKLYYFVFADDSRNNKPTCLGYAIGKSPMGPFEYKGVLIDNVACDPASWNNHGSIEKFKDQWYVFYHRSTHNSQKFRKACLEPIFINKDGTIDEVEMSSQGASAPLDATAIIEAEWACHLSSNVRVTGIAATDIKSEGLAAFKDGDFVAYKYLDFPKNCSEFELKAVVHSKITIEIRQGSEHGNLIGTCALEPSKDYQIVKTSIRNVKKGKQALFLTFKNETNSTDNSLDWFRFN